The following proteins are encoded in a genomic region of Triticum dicoccoides isolate Atlit2015 ecotype Zavitan chromosome 1B, WEW_v2.0, whole genome shotgun sequence:
- the LOC119339132 gene encoding uncharacterized protein LOC119339132, which yields MASTLAPPRWHHPPPPSTRTSPGRLLHLSRSAVPARRVQLGRASTVSPRAFFGRADLDGLLQRAWRGANAGAERLSFEARQAAQRLDGRYSISRRVAEAARAARERAAEIDAELGVGRRWRSFSVDFSRSWPRYRRELSDFLATPIGRALSTLTFVWLALSGWLFRIFIFSTFVLPFAAPLLLGTFANRVAIEGSCPACKRRFVGYRNQVIRCMNCQNIVWQPNSRSSGGGGGGGSRSSGPDYIDVEFEEK from the exons ATGGCGTCCACGCTCGCACCTCCTCGGTGGCATCACCCCCCACCGCCGTCGACCCGGAccagccccggccgcctcctccacctctCGCGCTCCGCTGTTCCTGCTCGCCGTGTTCAGCTCGGGCGGGCCTCGACGGTGTCCCCTCGCGCCTTCTTCGGCCGCGCCGACCTCGACGGCCTTCTGCAGCGCGCTTGGCGGGGCGCCAACGCGGGGGCCGAGCGCCTCTCCTTCGAGGCGCGACAGGCCGCGCAGCGCCTGGACGGGAGGTACTCGATCTCGCGCCGCGTGGCCGAGGCCGCGCGCGCGGCGCGGGAACGAGCCGCTGAGATCGACGCGGAGCTCGGCGTCGGCCGGCGATGGCGGTCCTTCTCCGTCGACTTCTCCCGCAGCTGGCCTAGA TATCGGAGGGAGCTGAGTGACTTCCTGGCGACTCCTATCGGGAGAGCCTTGTCT ACACTTACTTTCGTGTGGCTTGCACTGTCGGGGTGGCTCTTCAGAATTTTCATTTTCAGTACATTCGTGCTACCATTTGCAGCCCCTCTTCTCCTTGGGACCTTTGCTAACAGGGTTGCTATTGAG GGATCGTGCCCAGCATGTAAAAGGCGGTTCGTGGGCTACCGCAACCAGGTGATCCGGTGCATGAATTGCCAAAACATTGTGTGGCAGCCAAACAGCAGGTCCTCgggaggcggtggcggtggtggttcaAGAAGCTCAGGGCCTGATTACATCGACGTGGAGTTCGAGGAAAAGTGA
- the LOC119350442 gene encoding phosphatidylinositol N-acetylglucosaminyltransferase subunit P-like: protein MNKADPAGGLSKWAVLLTRASSDPDPLFFQSPHSVSTNKPSRSEAYGFVGSIAASATALAYIAWAYAPEPWLCHIGATYYPNKRWAVAVPAFVAVAVPAFVAVAVAQGLVLYVASNFLLAPPPACFNTISDEHAREPASSSLRTGADQAIEPIADIRIDRMNNLMFGEQGFHSLPR, encoded by the exons ATGAATAAGGCAGATCCGGCTGGCGGCCTCTCAAAATGGGCTGTCTTGCTGACGCGGGCTTCCTCCGACCCGGATCCTCTGTTTTTTCAGTCTCCACACAGCGTGAGCACCAACAAACCATCGCGCTCGGAGGCGTACGGCTTCGTGGGGTCCATCGCCGCGTCCGCCACCGCGCTCGCGTACATCGCGTGGGCGTACGCGCCGGAGCCGTGGCTCTGCCACATCGGCGCGACCTACTACCCCAACAA GCGCTGGGCGGTGGCCGTTCCGGCGTTCGTGGCGGTGGCCGTTCCGGCGTTCGTGGCGGTGGCCGTGGCGCAGGGCTTGGTCCTGTACGTCGCGTCCAACTTCCTCCTCGCTCCTCCGCCGGCTTGCTTCAACACCATCTCCG ATGAGCACGCCCGGGAGCCGGCGTCGTCTTCCCTGCGGACGGGAGCGGATCAAGCCATCGAGCCCATCGCGGACATCCGCATCGACCGGATGAACAATCTCATGTTTGGCGAGCAAGGGTTTCATTCACTTCCAAGATGA